The Miscanthus floridulus cultivar M001 chromosome 7, ASM1932011v1, whole genome shotgun sequence genome includes a region encoding these proteins:
- the LOC136465882 gene encoding uncharacterized protein, with protein MVSSREPMPTGVFTSNQHKPSIRYEEWGQTKDELSALGLRADQLPAPSDHEVMEVGKDSAAEPDLLADWWTPYLDWLLHGVLPIDKMEARQIACQAKSFFIIEGELYK; from the coding sequence ATGGTGTCAAGCCGAGAGCCAATGCCAACGGGCGTCTTCACCAGCAATCAGCACAAGCCTTCGATCCGCTATGAGGAATGGGGACAGACCAAGGACGAGCTATCTGCCCTAGGCTTGAGGGCTGACCAACTGCCCGCTCCTTCTGACCACGAAGTCATGGAGGTCGGCAAGGATTCGGCTGCGGAGCCCGACCTTCTAGCTGATTGGTGGACCCCGTACCTTGATTGGCTCCTCCATGGAGTGCTCCCAatagacaaaatggaggctcggcaGATCGCATGCCAAGCCAAGTCTTTCTTCATTATCGAGGGGGagctctacaagtga